One genomic region from Antedon mediterranea chromosome 3, ecAntMedi1.1, whole genome shotgun sequence encodes:
- the LOC140043506 gene encoding uncharacterized protein codes for MTERGYIMLSYNWAHKVIVRNIRYRLWQEGYRVWIDIDEKDGMKDFIYSDMPNAVKHATVVISCLSKKYEDSPNCKTEGGCIGHYNKKRIPLLMEKDYKLDDWVLGIFVGRIWIDFSNVERFEANFQELLARLQNYPTLNPEKNNRIPANLPLPEPLSSNTNPIPPSTSSDPPDTAPPVDTTDNPRSLGSEISGNLEERTTSRPTRPSYKLTEREYASLLVKVSQRWKKFGNVHMLKVLLCDFNKIGITEIQKNNDEFELFKLLRGSGKLSPSNIDVIVEAAFLCGVGAIEEVILDKIPEYQYPTSNKEINTITKYRQNVIEFGIIVNQSNLEEIVKLSSLPCKKEADKWSLIFELELHNVLTPKNKESFIEMLGDLENDTTKEVDALNTYK; via the exons ATGACG GAAAGAGGATACATTATGCTCAGCTACAATTGGGCTCACAAAGT AATCGTTAGAAATATAAGATACCGTCTATGGCAAGAAGGTTACAGAGTGTGGATAGATATTGATGAGAAGGATGGAATGAAAGACTTTATTTACAGTGATATGCCTAATGCTGTCAAACATGCCACAGTTGTCATATCCTGTTTGTCTAAGAAATACGAAGACAGCCCTAATTGTAAAACTG agGGTGGTTGCATTGGACATTATAATAAGAAACGCATTCCACTACTGATGGAGAAGGATTATAAACTTGACGACTGGGTTTTGGGAATATTTGTTGGACGAATTTGGATTGACTTTTCAAATGTAGAACGCTTTGAAGCCAATTTTCAGGAACTGCTTGCAAGACTACAGAACTACCCAACTTTG AATCCAGAGAAGAACAACCGAATACCAGCTAATCTACCGCTACCTGAACCACTTTCTTCGAACACAAATCCAA TTCCACCATCTACATCTTCGGATCCTCCAGATACAGCGCCCCCAGTGGACACAACGGATAATCCACGTTCTTTAGGATCAG AAATATCTGGTAATCTTGAAGAGAGGacaactagtaggcctacaagaccAAGTTACA AATTGACTGAACGTGAATATGCAAGTCTGCTCGTAAAAGTTTCACAACGTTGGAAAAAGTTTGGCAACGTCCATATGTTGAAGGTACTACTATGTGACTTTAACAAAATCGGAATAACTGAAATTCAAAAGAATAATGACGAATTTGAATTGTTTAAGTTACTCCGGGGTAGTGGTAAACTGAGTCCATCAAACATAGATGTTATCGTCGAGGCTGCGTTCTTATGCGGGGTAGGGGCTATTGAGGAGGTCATCCTGGATAAGATACCGGAATATCAGTACCCTACGtctaataaagaaataaatacaatcACAAAATATCGCCAAAACGTGATCGAATTCGGAATTATTGTAAATCAAAGTAACTTGGAAGAAATTGTAAAATTGTCTAGTCTTCCTTGTAAGAAGGAGGCAGATAAGTGGAGTCTGATATTTGAACTAGAACTTCATAATGTACTGACTCCAAAGAATAAGGAGTCATTCATTGAAATGCTAGGAGATCTAGAAAATGACACGACGAAAGAAGTCGATGCATTGAACACTTACAAATGA
- the LOC140043505 gene encoding uncharacterized protein — protein MSGRGYIMLCYSWKDERIVEKIWERLEQAGYRVWIDRSGTDGLKRKHKSIYIEMAKAVKNATVVIGCLSKAYQESENCLREGNMIGNRNKDCFPIIAEKGYKRNEWVETIFGGQIYIDFSNAEDFENSFKILLLRLKDYTDLNPNTNDKDSSDNTSQHAATSGENPGKTTQVSDVINILNSEIKELQKHVADLKEQASMVKDQYKTNEAVGSTIPKVLRKANLNEIADKVENATNKLMDLAKKLGTEWKQVGVYLGFKQEDFYRFENDSGNNTAWAIFSMLDRWYKNAEIHERYEKLTKALKESDRKDLADEVQSWLA, from the exons ATGTCT GGAAGAGGATACATTATGCTCTGCTATAGTTGGAAGGACGAAAG AATCGTTGAAAAGATATGGGAACGTTTAGAACAAGCCGGTTACAGAGTGTGGATTGACCGAAGTGGTACAGATGGATTGAAACGAAAACATAAGTCTATTTACATTGAAATGGCAAAGGCTGTCAAAAATGCGACAGTCGTAATTGGATGTTTATCTAAAGCATACCAGGAAAGCGAAAATTGTTTACGTG AGGGCAATATGATCGGAAATCGTAACAAAGATTGTTTTCCTATAATTGCGGAGAAGGGTTATAAACGAAACGAGTGGGTTGAGACAATATTTGGTGGACAAATTTACATTGACTTTTCAAATGCAGAGGACTTTGAAAATAGTTTCAAGATTTTGCTTTTGAGGCTAAAAGATTACACAGATTTG AATCCTAATACCAATGATAAGGACTCATCAGATAATACTTCGCAGCATGCCGCAACTTCTGGTGAAAATCCAG GTAAAACGACCCAAGTATCAGATGTCATCAACATTCTCAACAGTGAAATTAAAGAACTGCAAAAACATGTTGCTGATCTCAAAGAACAAGCCAGCATGGTCAAAGATCAATACAAGACGAATGAAGCAGTTGGTTCAACAATTCCTAAAGTTCTCAGGAAAGCTAATCTAAATGAAATAGCTGATAAAGTCGAAA ATGCAACCAATAAATTAATGGATTTGGCAAAGAAATTGGGCACTGAATGGAAACAAGTTGGAGTATATCTTGGCTTCAAGCAAGAAGATTTCTATCGGTTTGAAAATGATAGTGGTAACAACACAGCATGGGCAATTTTCAGCATGCTGGACCGATGGTATAAGAATGCAGAAATTCATGAGAGGTATGAAAAACTTACTAAAGCGCTCAAAGAATCCGATAGGAAGGATTTAGCAGATGAAGTTCAAAGTTGGCTAGCATAA